The following are encoded together in the Acinetobacter radioresistens DSM 6976 = NBRC 102413 = CIP 103788 genome:
- a CDS encoding RluA family pseudouridine synthase, producing the protein MGNFLAEHLIHRDEDFMVIHKPSGILSVPGKGEALSDSVLTRLVAIEPKTLLIHRLDRDTSGILVFGLSRRGQNSIARQFQERQTTKTYQALVAGHLQGEGTIDVPVVYDPAHPPLHIADAHHNKPALTHWQAIEQFEINGQQVTRVKLVPVTGRSHQLRVHMQYLGHAIVGDTLYADLEQQQLMPRLCLHAEQLGFAHPQTGEALNFYCPVPF; encoded by the coding sequence TTGGGTAATTTTCTAGCCGAACACCTGATTCATCGTGATGAAGACTTTATGGTAATTCATAAACCATCAGGCATACTCAGTGTTCCCGGTAAAGGTGAAGCATTGTCTGACAGCGTTCTGACACGTCTGGTCGCAATTGAACCTAAAACACTTTTAATTCATCGTCTGGATCGGGATACCTCGGGTATTCTGGTTTTCGGTTTATCCCGGCGTGGACAAAATTCAATTGCCAGACAATTTCAGGAACGCCAGACAACGAAAACCTATCAGGCGCTGGTAGCAGGGCATCTGCAAGGTGAAGGAACTATAGATGTTCCTGTCGTTTATGATCCAGCTCATCCGCCTTTGCATATTGCAGATGCTCATCATAATAAGCCAGCATTGACACATTGGCAGGCAATTGAGCAATTCGAAATAAACGGTCAGCAGGTGACGCGTGTCAAACTGGTTCCAGTTACCGGTCGTTCGCATCAGCTTCGTGTACACATGCAGTATCTTGGCCATGCTATTGTTGGCGATACCTTATATGCAGATCTGGAGCAGCAACAGTTGATGCCCCGTTTATGCCTGCATGCCGAGCAGCTGGGATTTGCGCATCCGCAGACCGGTGAGGCTTTAAATTTCTATTGCCCGGTCCCATTTTAA